A window of Thermococcus sp. contains these coding sequences:
- a CDS encoding oxidoreductase — EMSGREWIRERIGDNEFVDLFIKSFLGWADSVLDVPAGELAREIKAALKWGGPGLVKGGCSAITGELARIVEGSGGKILTRKKAVKIDLDSKKVITADGEEFPFDVLISNIGIRETVELIGRDNFDREYLKKVDSLRPSEGIKYNVALKGGPRIGNTVVFTLDTERINGYNEPTSVSPELAKDGYTLIMLHHALQSKNVKAERRKGIEDIYRIFPNLDEEGEILLIQSYLDGNPVNRVASGQTVEGFSVQDIYIVGDAYKPPGGIEVDGIALGVMRTLERLNLGSFSEWYL, encoded by the coding sequence GAGATGAGCGGGCGTGAGTGGATAAGGGAGAGGATTGGCGACAACGAGTTCGTTGACCTCTTCATTAAAAGCTTCCTCGGCTGGGCCGACAGCGTTTTGGACGTTCCCGCAGGGGAGCTGGCGAGAGAAATTAAGGCCGCTCTGAAGTGGGGCGGGCCGGGCCTCGTTAAGGGCGGTTGCAGTGCAATCACCGGTGAACTCGCCCGAATCGTAGAGGGGAGCGGGGGTAAAATACTAACCCGAAAAAAAGCCGTTAAAATTGACCTTGATTCCAAGAAAGTCATAACTGCTGACGGCGAGGAGTTTCCGTTCGACGTCCTGATTTCCAACATCGGCATCAGGGAGACCGTCGAGCTGATTGGCAGGGACAACTTTGACCGCGAATACCTGAAGAAAGTTGACTCACTAAGGCCGAGCGAGGGTATAAAATACAACGTCGCCCTGAAAGGAGGGCCGAGGATAGGTAACACCGTTGTCTTCACCCTCGACACCGAGAGGATAAACGGCTACAACGAGCCCACCAGCGTTTCTCCCGAGCTGGCCAAAGACGGCTACACTCTAATAATGCTCCACCACGCGCTCCAATCAAAGAACGTTAAGGCCGAACGGAGGAAGGGAATTGAAGACATCTATAGAATCTTTCCAAACCTCGACGAGGAGGGCGAAATACTCTTAATCCAGTCCTATCTTGACGGGAACCCGGTAAACAGGGTGGCGAGCGGACAGACCGTTGAAGGCTTTTCGGTTCAGGATATCTACATCGTCGGTGATGCCTACAAGCCCCCCGGGGGAATAGAAGTTGATGGCATAGCCCTCGGCGTCATGAGGACTCTCGAACGGCTCAACCTCGGAAGCTTTTCGGAGTGGTATTTGTGA
- the arcC gene encoding carbamate kinase, translating into MKRVVIALGGNAILQRSQKGTYEEQMENVRKTAKQIADIVERGYEVVITHGNGPQVGALLLQMDAGQQVYGIPAQPMDVAGAMTQGQIGYMIQQALINELHARGIDRPVVTIVTQTIVDKNDPAFQNPSKPVGPFYDEETAKRLAREKGWVVVEDSGRGWRRVVPSPDPKGHVEAPVIVNLVKEGFIVIASGGGGVPVIEEDGQLKGVEAVIDKDLAGEKLAEEVNADIFMILTDVNGAAINYGKENERWLEKITVEELKQYYNEGHFKKGSMGPKVLAVIRFVEWGGERGIIASLDKAVEALEGKTGTQVVK; encoded by the coding sequence ATGAAGAGAGTAGTCATAGCCCTTGGCGGTAACGCAATCCTCCAGCGCAGTCAAAAGGGAACCTACGAGGAGCAGATGGAGAACGTGAGAAAGACTGCTAAGCAGATAGCCGATATAGTTGAGAGGGGTTATGAGGTTGTCATAACTCACGGTAACGGTCCGCAGGTGGGAGCCTTACTCCTTCAGATGGATGCGGGCCAGCAGGTTTATGGCATCCCTGCCCAGCCGATGGACGTGGCTGGAGCAATGACTCAGGGACAGATTGGCTACATGATTCAGCAAGCCCTTATCAACGAGCTCCACGCAAGGGGAATAGATAGGCCTGTTGTGACCATAGTTACCCAGACGATAGTTGATAAGAACGACCCAGCCTTTCAGAACCCGAGCAAGCCTGTTGGACCCTTCTATGATGAGGAAACGGCAAAGAGACTCGCGAGGGAGAAGGGCTGGGTTGTTGTGGAAGACTCGGGGAGGGGCTGGAGGCGCGTTGTTCCGAGTCCAGACCCTAAGGGCCACGTCGAGGCACCGGTGATAGTTAATCTTGTTAAGGAGGGTTTCATCGTTATAGCCAGCGGCGGCGGTGGAGTTCCTGTGATAGAGGAGGACGGTCAGCTCAAAGGTGTCGAGGCCGTCATAGACAAGGATTTGGCCGGTGAAAAGCTTGCCGAAGAAGTGAACGCGGACATCTTCATGATTCTGACCGATGTAAACGGTGCAGCCATAAACTATGGAAAGGAAAACGAGCGCTGGCTCGAAAAGATAACCGTTGAAGAGCTTAAGCAATACTACAACGAGGGACACTTCAAGAAGGGTAGCATGGGGCCCAAGGTTCTGGCGGTTATAAGGTTCGTTGAGTGGGGTGGTGAGAGGGGAATCATAGCTTCACTGGACAAAGCCGTTGAAGCCCTTGAAGGTAAGACCGGAACGCAGGTCGTGAAGTAA
- a CDS encoding ATP-dependent Clp protease proteolytic subunit — MADASSAVSGFFGSLLWWLFFLYLLLWPQMQYKSLQMARTRILQQLSRKRGSTVITMIHRQESIGLFGIPFYRFISMEDSEEILRAIRMAPKDKPIDLIIHTPGGLVLAATQIAKALKDHPAETRVIVPHYAMSGGTLIALAADKIIMDPHAVLGPVDPQLGQYPGPSIVRAVEKKGVEKVDDQTLILADVAEKAIKQVRDFVYSLLKDRYGEEKARELAQILTEGRWTHDYPITYEHAKELGLHVSTDVPGEVYALMELYKQPMRQRGTVEFMPYPQKAENSK; from the coding sequence ATGGCCGACGCTTCGAGCGCTGTGAGCGGGTTCTTTGGCTCCCTGCTATGGTGGCTGTTCTTCCTCTATCTGCTCCTCTGGCCCCAAATGCAGTACAAAAGCCTCCAGATGGCCAGAACAAGAATTCTCCAGCAACTCTCAAGGAAGAGGGGCTCAACGGTGATAACAATGATTCACAGACAGGAGAGCATAGGCCTCTTCGGGATTCCCTTCTATCGTTTCATAAGCATGGAGGACAGCGAGGAGATACTCAGGGCCATCAGAATGGCACCAAAAGACAAGCCCATTGACCTGATAATCCACACGCCCGGTGGACTTGTACTTGCCGCCACTCAGATAGCAAAGGCCCTCAAGGACCACCCTGCCGAGACGAGGGTCATCGTCCCCCACTACGCAATGAGCGGTGGAACGCTTATAGCCCTGGCGGCGGACAAGATAATAATGGACCCACATGCCGTTCTCGGCCCGGTTGACCCACAGCTGGGACAGTACCCGGGACCGAGCATAGTGAGGGCAGTGGAGAAGAAGGGTGTTGAAAAAGTGGACGACCAGACGCTAATCCTTGCTGATGTCGCCGAAAAGGCCATCAAGCAGGTGAGGGACTTCGTTTACAGCCTTCTCAAAGACCGCTATGGGGAGGAGAAGGCAAGGGAGCTTGCCCAGATACTCACCGAGGGTAGGTGGACACACGACTACCCGATTACCTACGAGCACGCTAAGGAGCTCGGACTTCACGTGAGTACAGATGTTCCCGGGGAAGTTTACGCCCTCATGGAGCTCTACAAACAGCCAATGAGACAGAGGGGAACAGTGGAGTTCATGCCTTATCCCCAGAAGGCTGAAAACTCGAAGTGA